In uncultured Methanobacterium sp., a genomic segment contains:
- a CDS encoding HIT family protein, which produces MECEYFERLNDHGFGELLAETEHWLIILAPDQRNLGTCVVALKRDETELSALSCEEWADLAQVVKKMESAIRKSFHATMFNWGCLMNSSYREVPPCPHLHWHFIPRYRDPVEFNGETFDDPCFGMSTMYDRRESIQITDELKKHIKDKILENLEI; this is translated from the coding sequence ATGGAATGTGAGTATTTTGAAAGGTTAAATGATCACGGCTTCGGTGAGTTACTGGCTGAAACTGAGCACTGGCTCATCATCCTGGCCCCTGATCAGAGAAACCTGGGAACTTGCGTTGTAGCCCTTAAAAGAGATGAAACAGAGCTTTCTGCTTTAAGTTGTGAAGAATGGGCTGACCTTGCACAGGTGGTTAAAAAAATGGAATCAGCAATTCGTAAGTCATTCCATGCTACCATGTTCAACTGGGGCTGTTTGATGAACTCTTCCTACCGTGAAGTTCCTCCTTGCCCCCATTTACACTGGCATTTCATCCCCCGTTACAGAGACCCGGTTGAATTTAATGGTGAAACCTTTGATGACCCCTGTTTTGGAATGAGCACCATGTATGATCGCAGAGAATCAATTCAAATTACAGATGAACTGAAAAAACATATTAAAGACAAAATTCTGGAAAATCTGGAAATTTAA
- a CDS encoding phosphatase PAP2 family protein: MPINLLNQNNSSQEKVANFISTVTNPPFVAIPVFLVINYVLLYGGDWLWFSALSIFFVSILPIITTSLWIKKKNLEVDMPQRQDRIYPLLLVIVSYITGVAVLYILGAPPLTTVLMICYLNNTIIVLLFSLYWKISIHAMGIAGPATAIIYLFGWYGLLFSLLVPLVLWSRLYLKRHTPAQLIAGTVLGYFLTAVQIYLLI; the protein is encoded by the coding sequence ATGCCCATTAATCTTCTTAATCAAAACAATTCCTCCCAAGAAAAAGTGGCCAATTTCATATCCACGGTCACTAACCCCCCATTTGTTGCAATTCCAGTTTTTCTAGTTATTAATTACGTCTTACTTTACGGAGGAGACTGGTTATGGTTTTCAGCACTGAGTATCTTTTTTGTGAGTATTTTACCCATAATTACCACTTCATTGTGGATAAAAAAGAAAAATTTAGAAGTAGACATGCCCCAAAGGCAGGATAGGATTTATCCTCTTTTATTGGTAATTGTATCATATATTACTGGTGTTGCTGTGCTTTATATCCTAGGAGCACCCCCACTCACCACGGTTTTAATGATCTGTTACCTTAACAACACTATTATCGTTCTTTTATTCAGTCTTTACTGGAAGATCAGTATACACGCCATGGGCATTGCCGGTCCAGCAACTGCAATCATCTACCTCTTTGGATGGTATGGGCTTTTATTCAGTTTACTGGTACCTCTGGTACTGTGGAGTAGATTATACCTTAAAAGACACACCCCTGCACAGTTAATTGCGGGTACAGTGCTGGGTTACTTTTTAACAGCAGTACAGATTTACCTGTTAATCTAA
- a CDS encoding AIR synthase-related protein gives MDIEGFARRALVDHDEESVQKSLQEKILEFKDISPEQASLMAQAVLEEVKYTLQIEDHPDESLKKLIEYPKSGVGMGQMGVGSRGAGDFFVHRQIAEIVKSSHTNAFINPTAQDDGGVVKAAAGTDEVYITTAVDGIHSRLSEYPFLGGFHVARASMRDVCVMGSQPVALLSDLHLADDGEVAKLFDYTAGVCAVSELTGVPLVAGSTLRVGGDMVLGDRLVSAVGAVGISPHPPTARKRAEPGDVILLTEGSGGGTITTTALYHGLFDVVWETMDISFIQASEAILKAGLLPKVHAMTDVTNGGLRGDAHEISQTTGLGLAFWEEEIRKLVNPKVLEMLESLDIDHLGVSVDSLMIIATEDVAHEVEKAVSGAGVRIGRIGEVDDTGIPRLITDQGEKELKPLFREAAYTKIKKMVGDLQPEDFDEMKQKVERSALEAIAKKDEVVARIKEKYDN, from the coding sequence GTGGATATAGAAGGTTTCGCCAGGCGCGCCCTGGTAGATCATGACGAAGAATCTGTACAAAAAAGTCTCCAGGAAAAGATCCTGGAATTTAAAGACATCAGCCCAGAACAGGCCAGCCTGATGGCACAGGCAGTTCTGGAAGAAGTCAAATACACCCTACAAATCGAGGACCACCCTGATGAATCCCTTAAAAAGTTGATAGAATACCCAAAATCAGGAGTAGGAATGGGCCAGATGGGTGTAGGTTCCAGGGGTGCAGGGGACTTCTTTGTACATCGTCAGATCGCAGAAATCGTTAAAAGTAGCCACACCAACGCATTCATCAACCCCACAGCTCAGGACGACGGAGGAGTGGTTAAAGCAGCTGCTGGAACTGATGAGGTGTACATCACCACAGCTGTAGATGGAATACACTCCCGTCTGAGCGAATACCCATTCCTGGGAGGTTTCCATGTGGCCAGAGCATCCATGCGGGATGTTTGTGTTATGGGTTCCCAGCCAGTGGCACTCTTAAGCGACCTTCACCTGGCAGATGATGGAGAAGTGGCTAAGCTCTTCGACTACACTGCAGGAGTATGTGCGGTTTCAGAACTCACTGGAGTACCATTAGTAGCTGGCAGTACCCTCCGTGTAGGTGGAGATATGGTCTTGGGAGACCGGTTAGTTAGTGCAGTTGGTGCGGTGGGAATATCCCCCCATCCTCCCACCGCCCGTAAACGAGCAGAACCCGGAGATGTGATCCTCCTAACTGAAGGATCAGGTGGAGGAACCATAACCACCACTGCACTCTACCACGGACTTTTCGATGTGGTGTGGGAGACCATGGACATCAGCTTCATTCAGGCATCTGAGGCCATATTAAAAGCTGGACTCCTCCCCAAAGTTCATGCCATGACCGATGTTACCAACGGAGGACTCAGGGGTGATGCCCATGAGATATCACAGACTACCGGATTGGGACTTGCATTCTGGGAAGAGGAAATCAGAAAACTGGTTAACCCCAAAGTACTGGAGATGCTGGAAAGCCTGGATATTGACCATCTGGGTGTTTCTGTTGATTCTCTCATGATCATCGCCACCGAAGATGTGGCGCACGAGGTGGAGAAGGCTGTTTCAGGTGCTGGAGTCCGGATTGGTAGAATAGGGGAAGTGGATGATACTGGAATTCCTCGTCTAATCACTGATCAGGGAGAAAAGGAACTTAAACCCCTATTCCGTGAGGCAGCGTATACCAAGATCAAAAAGATGGTTGGGGATCTGCAGCCGGAAGATTTTGACGAGATGAAGCAAAAAGTGGAAAGATCAGCACTGGAAGCTATTGCCAAGAAAGACGAAGTTGTGGCCCGGATAAAGGAAAAATATGATAATTAA
- the hisH gene encoding imidazole glycerol phosphate synthase subunit HisH gives MITIIDYGSGNLKSIRNGFHHVGAEVLVTRDKEELKKADVMILPGVGAFGTAMENLKKYEDIIHQHIKDDKPFLGVCLGLQVLFSESEESPTIRGLDVFSGKVVRFPDTLRNDGLKIPHMGWNNLNIKQDSPLLEGIGSDYMYFVHSYYVRPDNEEVVMATVDYGVEVPAVVSQDNVYATQFHPEKSGEIGLEILKNFLRNVL, from the coding sequence ATGATAACCATTATTGATTACGGCAGCGGGAACCTAAAAAGCATCCGGAACGGATTCCATCATGTTGGTGCGGAAGTACTGGTAACTCGGGATAAAGAAGAGTTAAAAAAGGCAGATGTGATGATTCTCCCGGGTGTAGGTGCCTTTGGAACTGCAATGGAAAACCTCAAAAAATATGAGGATATCATCCATCAGCACATCAAGGATGATAAACCCTTTCTGGGTGTCTGTTTAGGTTTGCAAGTATTGTTCAGTGAGAGTGAAGAGAGTCCCACGATCAGGGGACTGGACGTTTTTTCAGGTAAAGTGGTTCGTTTCCCAGATACCCTGCGAAACGATGGTCTTAAAATTCCCCATATGGGATGGAACAACCTAAATATTAAGCAGGATTCTCCGTTACTTGAAGGAATAGGCAGTGATTATATGTACTTTGTCCACTCTTACTATGTTCGTCCCGATAATGAGGAAGTAGTAATGGCCACTGTGGATTATGGTGTGGAAGTTCCAGCAGTGGTGTCCCAGGATAATGTATACGCCACCCAGTTTCACCCTGAAAAAAGCGGAGAAATTGGTCTGGAAATACTCAAAAACTTCCTTAGAAATGTTTTATAA
- a CDS encoding sugar phosphate nucleotidyltransferase: protein MTSTVGMILCGGFGKRLRPLTERVPKPLIEIKDDYTILDKQLFDFKNAGINQVFLLTGFLSDKIRERFGDNYMGVKIEYVEEDKPLGTLNAIKLGMDAVGPDKQCVIRNGDVVADLNIKKMVENGEKSDHPLSLFITRMVSPYGIVEISGDRLVSFKEKPVLDYYINGGVYFSKGEIDFGDFDIGDIEKTVFPMYAKNNQLGYYQEDGLFWMAIDTSKELEEIRKEYKNREDKPWGYEKILINTEKYLTKELFIREGYQTSYHHHPQKDETMYILSGAGYIEFEDHKEYFGKNDTIRIKPMENHTIVAMENTVLHEISTPHPNDTVRVKDYYDVR, encoded by the coding sequence ATGACCAGTACAGTAGGTATGATACTCTGCGGAGGATTTGGAAAACGATTAAGGCCCCTCACTGAAAGAGTGCCCAAGCCCCTCATTGAAATTAAGGATGATTACACCATTCTGGATAAACAGCTTTTTGACTTTAAAAATGCAGGTATTAACCAGGTTTTCCTCTTAACCGGATTTTTAAGTGACAAGATCAGGGAAAGATTCGGCGACAATTACATGGGTGTGAAAATAGAATACGTGGAAGAAGACAAACCACTGGGAACCCTTAATGCCATAAAACTTGGAATGGACGCTGTTGGTCCCGACAAACAGTGCGTTATACGTAACGGAGATGTTGTGGCTGATTTAAATATCAAGAAAATGGTTGAAAATGGTGAAAAATCAGACCACCCCTTATCACTCTTCATTACCCGTATGGTCTCCCCCTATGGTATAGTAGAGATCAGCGGAGATCGCCTGGTGTCCTTCAAAGAAAAACCAGTCCTGGATTATTATATTAACGGAGGAGTTTATTTTTCCAAGGGAGAAATTGACTTCGGTGATTTTGACATTGGTGACATAGAAAAAACTGTATTTCCAATGTACGCTAAGAATAACCAGTTAGGTTATTACCAGGAAGACGGTTTGTTCTGGATGGCAATTGACACCTCCAAAGAACTGGAGGAAATCCGTAAAGAATACAAGAACAGGGAAGATAAACCATGGGGATACGAAAAAATCCTGATAAACACTGAAAAATACTTAACCAAAGAGTTATTCATCAGGGAAGGATATCAGACCTCATACCACCACCACCCTCAAAAGGATGAAACCATGTACATCCTCAGTGGAGCAGGATACATAGAGTTTGAAGACCACAAAGAGTACTTCGGGAAAAATGACACTATCCGTATTAAACCTATGGAAAACCACACCATTGTTGCCATGGAAAACACTGTTCTCCATGAAATATCAACACCACACCCTAACGACACCGTAAGAGTCAAAGACTACTACGATGTCAGGTGA
- the cfbD gene encoding Ni-sirohydrochlorin a,c-diamide reductive cyclase catalytic subunit, which translates to MHPRPSPIAASLYTLRDLNADVIILHGPHGCCFRTGRLLENDGVRVVTTAMSENDFIFGASAKLEETLHEADELFHPQLVGVVGTCASMIIGEDMREAVNNAGIPAKVLTVESHGGLSEGDNTEGAIAVLEAAQREGVITPEETERQSRMLKKATEIEKTRGMAQGKYIAPSYGDDKEKVASVLLEAFENGDKIAFILNAKKETSYLFADLLKIPFQEIYPENKPLIIANLDLETGLPRIRQHAQNIQEELNENRLEIDFITGGLDEYPITGDNAVEYLEKEDYDLVVVAGVPHALPIEKLNIQSIAITDGPRLVEPLKKLGYNWVVTELDAHAKTLGTDKIVESDFGTVLRAKIDEKSQQTSLP; encoded by the coding sequence TTGCATCCCAGACCTAGCCCCATTGCCGCATCCCTTTACACTCTTCGAGATTTAAACGCCGATGTTATCATCCTCCACGGACCCCACGGTTGTTGTTTCCGTACAGGTCGTCTTCTTGAAAATGATGGAGTGAGGGTGGTGACCACTGCCATGTCTGAAAATGACTTCATATTTGGTGCATCAGCCAAACTGGAGGAAACACTACATGAAGCAGATGAACTGTTCCATCCCCAACTGGTAGGAGTGGTGGGAACCTGTGCCAGTATGATCATCGGTGAAGACATGCGAGAAGCAGTTAACAACGCAGGAATCCCTGCCAAGGTTCTGACTGTGGAGTCCCATGGTGGTTTGAGTGAAGGTGATAACACTGAAGGAGCCATTGCTGTCTTGGAAGCTGCCCAGCGTGAAGGAGTAATCACTCCTGAAGAAACTGAGAGACAGAGCAGAATGCTTAAAAAAGCTACAGAAATTGAAAAAACCAGGGGTATGGCCCAGGGAAAATACATCGCTCCATCCTACGGGGACGATAAGGAAAAAGTAGCAAGTGTACTTCTTGAGGCCTTTGAAAATGGAGATAAAATTGCATTTATACTCAACGCTAAGAAGGAAACATCGTACCTTTTTGCTGACCTTCTAAAAATACCTTTCCAGGAGATTTACCCTGAAAATAAGCCATTGATCATTGCCAACCTGGATCTGGAAACTGGCCTTCCCCGTATCCGGCAACATGCCCAGAATATCCAGGAAGAATTGAATGAAAACAGATTAGAGATCGATTTTATAACCGGAGGACTGGATGAATATCCCATAACTGGAGATAATGCAGTTGAATACCTGGAAAAAGAAGATTACGATCTGGTAGTGGTGGCTGGAGTGCCCCATGCCCTTCCCATTGAAAAATTAAACATTCAATCCATTGCCATTACTGATGGTCCCCGCCTGGTGGAGCCACTGAAAAAATTAGGATACAATTGGGTGGTTACCGAGCTGGACGCCCATGCGAAAACACTGGGAACTGATAAAATAGTTGAATCTGACTTTGGAACTGTTTTAAGGGCAAAAATTGATGAAAAATCACAACAGACCAGCCTCCCATAG
- a CDS encoding DNA/RNA nuclease SfsA: MKILNLMEGIFRDRPNRFTVEFETSYGIKKAHLRDPGRLKELLIPGVKLLLRPALNPESRKTKYDVIAVWSEGIWVLINSGFHSDLAAELIESGSVHELSDYTVKKREYTFGKSRIDFLLTKMDKLNKINKRGKEESQRVSKKNSLEVGHDLLLEVKGCTLVEEGKARFPDAPTIRGKRHLEELIKAKKEGMESAVLFLIPREDAKVFSPNWEMDPDFSKTLKQAEHENVMVIAYSFALDYHKKELELKPLKKIKVKVKP; the protein is encoded by the coding sequence ATGAAAATCTTAAATTTAATGGAAGGAATATTTAGAGATAGGCCCAATCGTTTCACAGTAGAGTTTGAAACATCTTATGGGATCAAAAAAGCACATTTAAGAGACCCCGGTAGATTAAAGGAACTTCTAATCCCAGGGGTGAAACTGCTTTTGCGCCCGGCCCTGAACCCGGAATCACGTAAAACCAAATATGATGTAATCGCAGTTTGGAGTGAAGGAATCTGGGTGCTCATCAATTCTGGTTTTCACAGTGATCTTGCAGCTGAACTGATTGAATCAGGTAGTGTACATGAATTATCAGATTACACTGTAAAAAAAAGGGAATACACCTTTGGGAAGAGCAGGATTGATTTTCTTTTAACTAAAATGGATAAATTAAATAAAATAAATAAAAGAGGAAAAGAAGAGTCTCAAAGGGTGAGTAAAAAAAATTCACTGGAAGTGGGTCATGACCTGCTCCTGGAAGTGAAAGGATGCACTCTGGTAGAAGAGGGAAAAGCCCGGTTTCCTGATGCACCCACCATCAGGGGAAAACGACACTTAGAAGAACTTATCAAAGCTAAAAAAGAGGGAATGGAATCTGCAGTGCTTTTTTTGATTCCAAGAGAGGATGCTAAAGTATTTTCACCCAACTGGGAGATGGATCCTGATTTTTCCAAGACACTAAAACAGGCAGAACATGAAAATGTCATGGTAATTGCCTATTCCTTCGCACTCGACTACCATAAAAAAGAATTGGAATTAAAACCACTGAAAAAGATAAAAGTAAAAGTTAAACCTTAA
- a CDS encoding NAD-binding protein, translating to MFVILRVLRKSLPMVAKQRLTWILILVLCIIAYGTIGFHFIEGQPWIVSFYWTFVTIGTVGYGDYSPKSPLGMFFTISLIILGIGTFALAVESLVNLIFKREQMKLMGLINVERSKHVVICGWTESTVECIKEIGKTAEIFVLDENEQVQKNALKNGANFVHGDPTRIKDLEKANVKGAQAVIVDMESDSRTIHAILSIRKVDQKVRVVAEVQRYENIEQIKLAGANQVVSPFVISGRLMHKSIDDGYEAMFVQDVLAEHTSREMREVKISPESQFNGLSLLEADIHERTGVVVVGVGREGDLTIDPPRNYILKTGDVILGIGKVEEFEKLENIKLT from the coding sequence ATGTTTGTAATTTTAAGGGTACTAAGGAAAAGCTTACCTATGGTTGCTAAACAGAGATTAACCTGGATTTTAATCCTGGTTCTCTGTATAATTGCCTATGGAACTATTGGGTTTCACTTCATTGAAGGACAACCATGGATCGTGTCTTTTTACTGGACCTTTGTAACCATAGGAACAGTTGGATATGGGGATTACAGCCCTAAAAGCCCTTTAGGAATGTTCTTCACCATCAGTCTAATTATTTTAGGTATTGGAACCTTTGCCCTGGCAGTAGAGTCCCTGGTAAACCTAATCTTCAAAAGAGAACAAATGAAACTTATGGGGCTGATAAACGTGGAAAGATCAAAACACGTGGTTATATGTGGATGGACCGAAAGTACAGTGGAATGTATTAAGGAAATTGGAAAAACAGCAGAAATTTTCGTTCTTGATGAAAATGAACAGGTGCAGAAAAATGCCCTTAAAAATGGGGCTAACTTCGTTCATGGGGATCCCACTCGTATCAAAGACCTGGAGAAAGCTAATGTTAAAGGAGCTCAGGCAGTTATTGTAGATATGGAATCTGATTCTAGAACCATCCATGCTATCCTGAGCATACGTAAAGTGGACCAGAAGGTTAGAGTGGTAGCTGAAGTCCAGCGCTATGAAAACATAGAACAGATTAAACTGGCTGGTGCCAACCAGGTAGTTTCACCCTTCGTAATATCCGGACGCCTCATGCACAAAAGTATCGACGATGGATATGAGGCCATGTTCGTCCAGGATGTTCTGGCAGAACACACCAGTAGAGAGATGAGGGAAGTTAAAATCAGCCCTGAAAGCCAGTTCAACGGTTTAAGTCTTTTAGAAGCTGATATTCATGAGAGAACTGGAGTAGTGGTTGTTGGAGTGGGCCGTGAAGGAGACCTTACCATTGATCCACCACGTAATTACATCCTTAAAACTGGAGATGTTATTCTGGGCATTGGAAAAGTGGAAGAGTTCGAAAAACTGGAAAACATTAAGTTAACCTGA